The following proteins come from a genomic window of Pirellula staleyi DSM 6068:
- a CDS encoding transporter, which produces MSSFTTQCVAAVAACLMASLSIAADGEILRLPPVVDEPSGLGSGAGPTTELFAPIEVAAHDTSRDSADTQNSSQFLGIPSSEKRLERLPPVSEIGPIGIERPAARNGSPSDAPSISDPLKPVRMPPVDPADNLQPLPVVEQPLPNDQRTNTSPATTAPPTNYADWEAMVNQRAPISPVPPSMAPQLSPEASTNRWFGPPPLPGIRHDPWLVSQPAPAAEIASGTAAAVASEALVEQPLGEAPVDISQVFLRQSSSLLGQGVLQTEYGFTYSWQQADVITILPDSTIELERVRERQLQVPLTARYGWSDKLEIFCTLPVGVANFERSNSGANDFTTRGGLGDISAGFLWQICQQTECSPDLIYSMQCSAPTGSTPFGPSVNTASLGSGFWSISVNLNAVKSYDPVVLFGGIGYRHEFENEFDGLIITPGETFSYSFGMGMSLNDDLAVSAELFGEFTSAALVNDVGIPNSTAEPILLQFSITRRKCADRSVQPFVAFGLTEDAPDVFLGVFFIRTRDTRWKCEE; this is translated from the coding sequence ATGTCCTCTTTCACCACGCAATGCGTGGCAGCGGTGGCGGCTTGCCTGATGGCAAGTTTGTCGATTGCTGCCGACGGCGAGATACTACGCTTGCCTCCCGTCGTTGATGAACCGAGTGGGCTGGGTTCCGGCGCAGGCCCAACGACTGAACTCTTTGCGCCGATAGAAGTTGCCGCACACGACACCTCTCGCGATTCAGCCGACACCCAAAACTCAAGCCAGTTTCTCGGTATTCCGAGTTCTGAAAAACGACTGGAACGACTCCCTCCGGTCTCTGAAATTGGGCCAATCGGGATCGAGCGACCAGCGGCTCGCAACGGATCGCCATCTGACGCTCCATCGATCAGCGATCCACTGAAACCGGTTCGTATGCCACCGGTGGACCCGGCAGATAACCTTCAGCCTCTTCCGGTGGTAGAGCAACCGCTGCCAAACGACCAGCGAACGAACACATCGCCCGCCACCACTGCACCACCGACCAACTATGCCGATTGGGAGGCGATGGTGAATCAGCGGGCCCCGATTTCACCTGTGCCACCAAGCATGGCACCTCAACTGAGTCCCGAAGCATCCACCAATCGGTGGTTCGGTCCTCCACCACTTCCGGGCATTCGTCACGATCCTTGGCTGGTGTCGCAGCCAGCACCAGCAGCGGAAATTGCTTCGGGCACAGCCGCTGCGGTCGCCAGCGAAGCTCTTGTGGAACAGCCACTGGGAGAAGCGCCGGTCGACATCAGCCAAGTGTTTTTGCGTCAATCGTCGAGCTTGCTCGGACAAGGGGTTCTGCAGACCGAGTATGGCTTCACCTATTCCTGGCAGCAGGCCGACGTGATCACGATCTTGCCCGATTCTACGATCGAACTCGAGCGCGTTCGCGAACGTCAACTGCAAGTCCCACTCACGGCTCGTTATGGTTGGAGCGACAAACTGGAGATCTTTTGCACTCTCCCGGTCGGTGTCGCCAATTTCGAGCGCTCGAATAGTGGCGCAAACGATTTCACCACGCGAGGTGGCCTCGGAGATATCAGTGCCGGTTTTCTGTGGCAGATTTGTCAGCAAACTGAGTGCTCGCCCGACTTGATCTACAGCATGCAGTGCTCGGCTCCAACAGGGAGCACACCTTTTGGACCTAGCGTGAATACCGCATCGCTCGGAAGCGGGTTTTGGAGCATTAGCGTGAACCTCAACGCAGTGAAGTCGTACGACCCCGTCGTACTGTTCGGCGGCATCGGATATCGACACGAATTCGAAAATGAGTTTGATGGTCTGATCATCACGCCGGGCGAGACGTTCTCGTACAGCTTTGGGATGGGCATGTCGCTCAACGACGACCTGGCAGTTTCGGCCGAACTCTTTGGGGAGTTTACATCGGCGGCGCTCGTCAATGATGTGGGGATTCCGAACTCGACAGCAGAGCCCATTTTGCTGCAGTTCAGTATCACACGCCGCAAGTGCGCCGATCGAAGCGTGCAGCCGTTTGTCGCATTTGGCCTGACAGAGGACGCCCCCGATGTCTTCCTCGGAGTTTTCTTTATTCGGACCCGCGACACACGCTGGAAGTGCGAGGAGTAG